CCAACAGACATTCCCTTGTAAAGTACCTGTCTTGTTACTTGAGCCGTCACATAGGGATTGCCATCTCGATCACCCCCAACCCAAGAAGAAAAGCGTATTGGCGTGGCATTTAAACTGATTTCTTCTTTCAAGTATCTCAGGGCCGAGTCATTCAATCGCCGATAAAAACGAGGAACCGCATCCCAAAGCACTTCTTCGACAATGGAAAATCCACTGAGGGACTCCGCAAAAGGAGTGGGTCCGGCTTTCTGAACAATTTCCGTCAAACACAGGGCACGAATATTCCTGTCTATGGATTTCTTGGCCTGTTCTTTCTCCCATCTGGTCGCATCTCTCCGGTCCAGAATTGCCAAATTCTGTGTCACGTGCTTATAACGGCGAATGGCAGACTGGCGCATCGATTCGGTCGGATGAGACGTCAGGACGAGATCTACCTCCATTTGATTTAATTTCTCGACAACTTGAGAAATCAAATTTGGTTTCAAGTTCTTTAAAAAAGCCTCCACACTGCCCTTTTGCGGAACTCTGGAATGTGTCTCATAATAGAGACGACGCCGAGTTCTATGGTGCTGTTCCGCCGCATTTGCGAGGCGAAGGAACTCTGTAAAAGACCTCGCAATATTGAAAGACTTTTCAGATCCTGACAACCTGAGAAATTTTTCGATATTTCCGAGTGATTTACGACTTCCTCGTCTCAAATCCTTTGCCCAACGGCGAACAACTTCGACATCTTGGAGGAATTGTGGAGAATAAGTTTCGGCCAATACCTTGCCCAATCGAGAGCCCAAATCTTTAATATTAGATCTCAGGGCCTGTGCGCTATAGGTTCCTGATCTAGCCACCTTCTGCTACTTCCTTGCCAGCCTTCAGTTCCTTGTATCTAAAACAGCTTGTCAAATGATCGTTAACCATTCCAACCGCCTGCATGTGCGCATAAAGAATGGTTGAACCGACAAACTTAAAACCTCGCTTCTTGAGGTCTTTGCTCCAGAGATCAGATATTTCAGTTTTGGCAGGAAGATCCCCCAAATTTCTTCGGCGATTATGAATGGGCTTTCCTTTAACAAAAGTCCATTGATAACTCGAGAACGAACCAAATTCCCTTTGAACGTCTAAAAAACATTGAGCGTTTGTTATGGCAGATGCGATCTTCAATCTATTTCTAACTATCTCTGCATTCTTGAGAAGCTTCTGAACCTCTCTTGTTCGGTACCTAGCCACAACTTCAGGATCAAAATCCGCAAAGGCCCTTCTATATCCCTCACGCTTACGCAAGATGGTCAACCAGGATAAGCCCGCCTGTGCCCCTTCCAAAATCAAAAACTCAAATAGTTTTCTATCATCATAAACAGGAACTCCCCACTCGATATCGTGATATTTGACGTAGAGAGGATCCTGGCCACACCACCCACAGCGTTTCATCAAATCATTCCTTTCAAACAGGTCGCCACTGTAGATGGAATATGTCCAAATACCGATGAAATCCCGTCTCTGCGAACTCTGCAAATCCGGTTAGCGATATGTTTATAAACCATATGTCGTAAAATATGGTCAATACAGGATTCTGATATTTCTCTTGTCAGATGAACCAGATTTGGCTAGGTTTTCGATCTTCCTGCTTCCTGCGCCCGTAGCTCAGTTGGATAGAGCGTTAGCCTCCGAAGCTAAAGGTCAGAGATTCGAGTTCTCTCGGGCGCGCCATCTCCCTCCGCCTCGCCAAACAAAAGGGGAGAATGGGGGTTTCTAGTGCTTAACTCTTGGATAATGTTAAACAGTTAGACAAGATTTTTTTCTAACTACCTGAAACTACATCTTTGAAGTTCGGTTCGAAGTTTGCTTATCAGATTAGTAACACATCCTGTTTAATCATCTTACGAAAATTTATAATTACTTAGGACGAGTCGAATGCCTCACTTATGCCAATGGATGGGAACAGTTGCAATTGTGATTGCTTTGAATCAGCATCGGTTCGCCTTAGCGGAGAATAATCCCGTGGTAGAGGTCCCTTCTTCTCGAAGCTCAGATATAGCCGCCCAGTCGGGTGATCTGGAGAAGGAGGACGGAGAAACCCTCCTGCTGGAACTCGCAGAAACAGAAAACCTGGAAAGAGAACTCAAAGATAGTGTAGCTGAAGAAACGATTAAAAAGGTCATAGACAGAAACCCTGCGTGGTTTAGCCTTCCCCCAGCAAATAGCGAAAACGCCGGCCGAAGCCGCCATCAGGATGGTGACGTCGATGAAGAATTAAACGCGTTTTACAGAGGTCGAGAACTACTTGCGACTCCTGTACCCAAACTGTCGACCGAAGAACTGGGTGGCAAATCTTCGCCAAGCCTGCCAGGCTCATCTCAAATGACCCAAGATAAAACGACTAAAAGTCGTAAATTTATTACGATTACCTTCAAGTAACGGTATTAGTATTGGTATTGGTATTGGTATTGGTAATAGTATTGGTAATAGCAATAAATCTAGGCGCTCAAAGTCAAACAAGCTCAGGAGCGCTGAGCTCCTGTCCTTCTTTGTATCTCGCGCATTTCATCATCAAGAAAATATGCAGCGTTCTCTCCGAACTTGCGAACACGTTCGATAACCACCCGAGCCTGATCGTATCTTCCATTTGCCATAAGCATATTCACATACGCTCTGGTCACCTTAATCTGAATGACTCCCGGCTTTGATTCAAGAATATGATCAAAATATGTGACTGCCATTTCAACTTTACTTGTTAAGGCCAAGACTTTGGCATACTCGAATAGAATCTCGCTCTCTCTTCCTCCAGACTTTACGTAATCGGCGAACGTCAAAGCCGCGTCACTCCACCTTCCTAACTTGGATTGAACGATTGCCAAGGCCGATGTGTATTTAATCTCCTTTGAGTTATGGAGATGCAACTTTGACAGCGTCGTTGCAACGCAATTCAATTCAGCTCGCCTTTCACAAATCTCTGCTTTTCGCTCCAGATCTGCAATCTGTGCTGTGCCCGCTAGCTCTTTTCCCTTTAAAAAGGCTATTTCAACTGCGTACGAATCCCATTGTATGACATGGATCACTCCCAAAACCAACAACACAGCTGCAGCGACAAGTCCAGTGGCCGTTCTCGAATCACGCTGAGATTCTGCGTGGGCTGACCTTAAAGAACTTGTCCAACCACACTCACAAACCGCCATTTGCAAAAAGATCCGATCCCTCGTGATTGTTCTTCCACAAATTGGACAGCTGAGCTGTTTTAAGTTCGACTGGTGATTCTTATTTGTGCCACGATCCATTGTACAATTCCCTTCAATATGTTTCAAATTGAGACAGGTTGGATCTCATCATATATCCATGCTATGAGAACATACCGCAAGATTTATGCCCACCAAACTCGGGACCATCCCTCCAAGTTCGCTGAAAACTGTTAAGTGTATGGCAACGTTCAGAATCTTAACACTTTCTGGAGCAAAGTAGTAACAGGAGCAAAGTAGTTACCCGTGTCCGCCTTAAGGCCCTTTTCTCCTCAGACACGACTGAAGCATCATTCCTCTCCGGGCACGCGCGCTTTTCGAAACCCTTCTCCCTCTTCTATAACTTCGCTATTGTCCGCAAAGGGATCCTGTCGCTGAGAAACAGGCAAAGGCTTTTGTGGCGAGCTCTGCTGTGGCAAAGTCGCCGGTGGTGCTGTCTTTTGTGGTGCTGTCTTTTGTGGTACTGTCCTTTGTAGTGCTGACTTTTGTGGTACTGCCTTTTCACCTTGGGGTTCAGTTTGGCCGCGCATTTTATCTTTCAGCAATCGTTCCTTCACATCGATGACAAAATCTTTAATGCCTTCGTCCACTTCAACTTGGGCCACCATGGCGCCATCGATAGCTTGGCGATCGTTTACAATTTCGTAGGCGTCAGAAGCGCGAATGTCTCCTCTTTCCACAGCTTTTGCGATTTCAACGTCCATGATTTGCATGCCGTCCTTTTTTCCAACGAGCATTGAATTTTCGATTTGAAATGTTTTTCCCTCACGAATGAGATTGGCAACAGCCTCATTATTAACCAAGATGTCCTGAAAACACTTAAGTTTTGTTTTATCAAAATTCAGAACAAGTTTCTGAGAGACCACCAACCGCAAAGTTTCTGCGAGAACGGTGCGAATCTCCGTCTGTTCACCTACTGCAAAACTATTGATAATTCGATCAATCGTCTTTGCTGCAGAGTTGGTATGAAGTGTTGACAAGACCAGGTGCCCGGTCTCGGCCGCATGTATTGCTGCCATCATCGTTTCCTGATCACGCATCTCTCCAACAAGTATGACATCGGGGTCCTCCCGCATTGCAGCCCTAAGAGCTGTTCCAAAAGCAACAAAATCGTGTCCCAATGCCCTTTGATTAACCAAACACTTTTTGCTCTCGTGGATATATTCAATAGGATCCTCAATCGTTACAATATGGCCCTTCTGGTGTTCGTTTATGTAATCAATCATTGCCGCTAAAGTCGTTGACTTCCCAGACCCGGTCGGTCCAGTGAGCAGAATCAATCCATTGTAATAGGAACATGCCTTTTTCAATACTTGAGGCATTCGCAGTTCATCCAGAGTTGGAGGCTTTAAGGGCAACAATCTTAAAACAAAGGCCATTCCGTGACGCTGATGAAAGAGGTGGGCACGAAAGACTCCAATTCCGGGAGACTGAAACGAAAAATCGACGTTCTTTTTTTGCTCGAATTCTATCCGCTGGCGTTCATTGAGAATTGGATAAACTAAATTCTTAACCTCTTCGGGCTTGAAGGGAGGAATATCGATCTTCTCCATCTGGCCTCGAACCCGAATCATAGGTGGATTATTTGCGGAGACGTGAAGATCAGAACCTCCATTGCGCATTAAGCACTTGAGAAGACTAAGAAAAAGTCTTCCTGCTCGGGGAGAGGTATTCTGGTTGATTGAGGATTCCATCCAAGTGTATTTCGGACTATTGACTTAACTTATCGAGAGAGTTGAAAAAATCTGGCCTTATATTTGAGTGAGGGTTCAATAACATTTGGGTCAGGCCAACTGTCGCTTATTTTTTTCAAGCTGTTCTCAATTTGAGATCGTCCCAATTTAGGATTCTCGCTGTAGAAAATCTGGGATTCTTCCTGACTGAGATTGGGCAGTTTGAAAATATCACCTAAAATTAGCAGCTTCCCCCAATTTTCTGTCGAAATATGCCGATAATACTGCGATGAGCAATGGACTGAGAAATTTTATTCCAAGGGCCCCAAGATATGTGCTACGCCCCAGCGACGAGCGCTTTCTGCGATTTGCGCATCATGATGATCGGAGTAATTCCTACGCAACCAGATTTTTAAATCTTTCTGAAACTGGCCTCGCCTTTGTGATCGATCGCGATACGGCACCACAAATCGGTGATATTATCAAAATTGAGTTCCCCGTTCCAGGTGATGGACAAGTCGCTTGGTTTGCTCGCGTCATTCGAATTGAAGAATATGTCGCCGAAAAAAGTTGGCATCGACGTCTCGACCAGAGTCTAGATGACTACGTTGTTGTTGGGGTCAGATTTCACGATCTCCCCATGGGGCATCAAAATGCAATTCGCGCCGGACTCAACCATAAATTCAATGCAATACTAAGGGAACGTTACCGAGAAAATTTCTATCAATTTAGCAGCTTTTTGGCCGCTCACTTCTGGAAGAGCGTGATCTACCTGGCCCTGGCTATCACAACTTTTCTCATTCTCTATTTTTTCTCGCTTCCCAGCGCAAATTATGATCAAGATCATGGAGCTCCCTGGGGGCAGCGCTTTCCCTCTCTCAATTTTTTTTCTGAGAAGAAAGGGAATGATTAACTCGTTCCCTGTCAATTCCGCTGTCAAGAATCAAGGGGACCTCATCACTTGAACTGATGTTTTGCCGCAAGTTTTGCTTCGGCTACCCAGCCCAGATAAGTTCCGCGGTCGATCGAACGAGCGCCTAAAACTTTCATATGAGGAGTGACAGTTTGAATATCCATCCAATGCATACCTTGCGCTTTTAGACTCTCAATAAGACCTAATAAACAGATTTTTGATGCGTTGTCCTGAGTGTGAAACATGCTTTCTGCACTGAATACACCACCAACGCAGACCCCATATAACCCACCAATCAGGCTCCCTTGATCCCAACATTCAATGCTGTGAGCGAACCCCATCTTGTGAAATTTCAAGTAAGCATCTACCATCTGAGGGACAATCCAGGTTCCCACCTGGCCGGGCCGGTAGGTATCGGCACAAGATTCTATGACTCGTAAAAAATCTTGATTTACCGTCACCTTCCAAGAACATCGTCGCAGATGTTTGGCCAGCGACCTTGGTATATGCAATTCATCGAAAACCAAAATTCCACGCTGAGGTGGACAAAACCAAAGAATCGGGTCGCTCTCTGAGTGCGGCCAGGGAAAAATGCCGAAACTGTAGGCCTCAAAGAGAAGTTCAGGAGTCACCTCATTGGTCACGGCCACGACTCCCTCGGCCAGGGCGTGACGGGGATCCAAAAAAAATTCCCGACGTTCTTTATAGAGGTTCAATGCTTTAGGCAATTGTCACACCTGCCACAGGACGATACCCCCTTCAATCCAAAATGCCGGTAAATGATTGCTAGCCTGCATTGGTCGCTTTGACTAAATTGGACCATCGACAGCAAAGCTTTTTGCAAAGATCGCAACCGCTTTTCGTGGAGCGCCATATCCATGAGCTCATCAGGCGGGTCCCCATGAATTTGGTAGGTTCTCAGATCACGGTTTTCCCACTCCAGCACACCCCACCTTTCAAGTAAATTCAGAGTCGTTTCAACTCGAAAATCTCGACTGTTATAAAAGTTCATTTGTTGCCGAAGATAATCCGCTCCCTCTGCCACGACCTCGTTTCGCCTTATTGACAAAAGGTTCAAAACGCTCCGAATGAATCCGGGATCCGGAGTTGTCCATTTGATAAAGTCAGATTGAATACTCACATCATCTTGGTCAAACAAAAGGTGCGCCCACGACGGCTGACCATCTCGGCCCGCGCGCCCGATTTCCTGATAATAAGACTCCAAAGAGCCCGGAAGTTCGCCGTGAATGATAAGCCGAATATTAGCCTTGTCCACCCCTAACCCAAAAGCTGGGGTCGCCAACATCAAGCCATCTTCAGAACGGAGAAACATATCCTGATTTCTGCGTCTCACATCATCAGGCAACTGGCCGTGATAACGAAAGAGAGAAAATCCCATTCGCCGCAGCTCCTGGCTCACTTTTTCGAGCGTAGAAACCAAAGAGAAGTAAACGACCCCTGGACCTCGTATTTGGTGCCTGAGCCCCACAATATTTCTTATCTTCTCATCAAGGCCAACAACCCCTTGCACGCTGATCTGAAGATTGTCCCTTTCAATACCTGAGATAAACTCAACGGCGTCTTCCCCGAGTCGAAGTTCACGACGGATATCATGGCGAATTTCGGGTGTTGCCGTTGCAGTCAACGCCACCGTTGGAGGAGCTCCCAACTCCATTCTGATATCGCCCAGCCGCGAATAATCTGGACGAAAATCGCTTCCCCACTGAGAAATACAATGGGCCTCATCCACAACCAATAGCGATATCCTGTTTTTTTCCAATGCTTGGCGAAACTCGAGTTTTCGAAAACGCTCAGGAGTTACGTAAAGGATCTTAAAACTGCATTGAGCCAATTGATTGTAGGCTCGTTCTCTCTCCAATTTACCGAGCGAAGAATTTATGTAGCCGGCCGCAATTCCGCGCCTCTTCAACGCATCAACCTGATCTTTCATGAGAGCAATGAGAGGAGAAAAAACAAGGGTCAGGCCCGGAAGAATCTGACTTGGAAGCTGATAGCAAAGCGATTTTCCGGCCCCTGTCGACATGACAACCAGAGCGGACCCGCCGGCAGCCAAACATTCCACCACTTCGGCCTGACCCGGCCGAAATTCAGAGTGTCCAAAAAGACGTCTCAGAACGTCAACGTGCGATTCAAGCTTCCTGGTCATGAAGTCTCTTTCCTCAACTGAAAAAAATAAAAAACAAATATTCGTTAATAATATCAAATATTTCCATCAAATCAGTTTCCGCAATTAAAATAGCATGCGAACGTCCAACTCGGGTCCATCTTTGAGATGATGTTCCTTCTGCACATAATACGGCATTTTATCATCTCTTTTTGCTCTTTGGTAAACTTCATGCTAACTATCTGCCCCGCTGGATTTTCTAATTAGCTGATCGAATTTATTGACTAATTGACTTTCCGCGATATTGGCAAAACTTTCGATCAATTGAAAGGCGGCAGATGGATTCCCCCTCCATTTTGGCTGGGTGTTTTTCTTCCGCTGATTTTTCTCATCTCTAACTCACAAGATGAGGATGTAAAAGAGAGGTTAGGTTTCATGTCTAAATGGGATATTAATAAGGTTCGAAATATCGGGATTTCCGCCCACATTGATTCGGGCAAGACAACCCTAACAGAGCGAATACTCTTTTATACTGGACGGATACATGCAATTCATGACGTTCGCGGAAAAGATGGGGTTGGCGCAAAAATGGATTCCATGGAACTTGAAAGAGAACGTGGAATTACGATCCAGTCGGCGGCCACCAATGTTCACTGGAAAGATATCGAGATCAATATCATCGACACCCCCGGCCACGTGGATTTCACGATTGAAGTGGAGCGGGCCCTTAGAGTGCTGGATGGAGCGGTGTTGGTTCTCTGTGGAGTTGCGGGTGTTCAATCTCAATCGCTGACTGTTGATCGTCAAATGCGTCGCTACAATGTTCCACGCGTGGCCTTTATCAACAAACTTGATCGCGCCGGAGCTAATCCCTATCGTGTCACGGAGATGCTACGCGATAAATTGCGCCATAACGCCGTTATGATGCAAATTCCAATTGGCGCCGAAGACAAGTTTGAAGGAATAATCGACTTGGTCACGATGAAGGCCTATTACTTTCACGGCGAAAACGGCGAAAATATCGAGGAAAAGGATATTCCCGCAGATTACCTTGATCGAGCCAAACAATTTCGTAAGGAATTGATTGGAAAAGCAGCTGATTTTGATGATGTCGTGGGAGAGAAGTACTTGATGGAAGAGGAGCCCACAAACGATGAAATCAAGGCCGCCATCAGGAAAGGCTGCCTGAGTCTCGAGTTGACCCCAGTTTTTATTGGATCCGCCTACAAAAATAAAGGTGTTCAGAAACTGCTGGATGGAGTCAGTGAGTACCTTCCTAATCCATCAGAGGTTATCAATAAGGGTCTTGATCAGGCCAATAACGAGGCAGAGGTCATTCTGTCGTCGACAGGAGATAAACCCCTCGTCGCTCTTGCCTTTAAACTTGAAGACGGACGATTTGGTCAGTTGACCTATATGAGGCTCTATCAAGGAACAATGAAAAGAGGGGACTTTATTACCAATATGGCTAACGGTAAGAAAGTCAAAATCCCGCGCCTTGTGCGGATGCATTCAGATGAAATGCAAGAAATCGAAGATGCTTCTGCGGGAGATATCGTGGCGCTGTTTGGTGTTGACTGCTCTTCGGGAGATACCTTCACTGATGGAACTGTTGAGATCACCATGACGTCAATGTTTGTTCCAGATGCCGTGATTTCTCTGGCAATTTCTCCGAAAGACAAAACTGCGGCAGCAAACTTTTCCAAAGCTCTCAGTAAGTTCCGCAAGGAAGATCCAACCTTCCGCGTTCACCGTGACGAAGAATCCAACGAAACGATCATCAGCGGAATGGGAGAACTCCATCTTGATGTTTACATTGAGAGGATGAAAAGAGAGTTCAAAGTTGAAACGATTGCGGGAGCTCCTCAGGTGGCCTATCGCGAAACAATTGGGGTAGAGGCAAGTTATGATTATACCCATAAAAAGCAAACTGGAGGCTCTGGTCAGTTTGCGAAGGTCATCGGGAAAATGCGTCCCATCCCTCCCGAAAACGGCATCAATTACAAATTCAACTGCAACGTTGTGGGCGGTCGCATTCCCAAAGAATTTATTCCAGCCGTAGACAAAGGTTTTCAGGAAGCCGTCAAGAAGGGAACGCTCATTGGCTTCCCCATCGTCAATATCGAATTGGACTTGGATGATGGAGCCTACCATGACGTCGATTCAAGCGAAATGGCCTTCCGGATTTGCGCCATTCAGGCCTTTCGTCAGGGGTATGAGAGGGCCAATCCAACTGCCCTTGAGCCCTTGATGAAACTCGAAGTTTCTGCGCCAGAAGAATTTCAAGGCAGCGTGATGGGCCAGGTGAATCAACGAAGGGGAATGATCGGCGGGACACGCACCGAAGAGGGGTTTGTTACCGTTGAAGCAGAAGTTCCCCTTTCAGAGATGTTTGGCTATTCGACTGACTTGCGTTCGGCGACCCAAGGCAAAGGAGAATTTACGATGGAGTTCTCGCGATATGCCGCAGTCCCCCGAAGTATTCAGGAAGAGCTCGTAAAGAAATATCATGAGAGATTGGCAGCTGAAGCAAAGAAATAAAAAGAAAAAAGTGACAGCACTGAAACTCTTAAAGAGGGAACTGTGATCCTCAGCGATAAAACAATCAGTGAGATGGTGAGCCGCGGAGACTTGGGCATTGAGCCTTTGACGAGCCAATCGATTCAACCTGCATCTGTTGACTGCCGCCTCGGCAGTCATTTCTTGATGCTGGAAGATCGAGACATGTCTCTTCTTGAGCTCAATTCTGAAATCAAATATCGAGAATTCGATGGCAAATCGATCATTATGCCCCCTCAGTCCTTTTTGCTCGCGACCACCATGGAATACATTCGATTGCCTAACGACCTCACAGCTTTTGTCGAGGGACGCAGCTCCATTGGGAGAATGGGACTCTTCATTCAAAATGCGGGATGGGTAGATCCTGGTTTTGAAGGTCAAATTACTCTTGAGCTTTTTAATGCCAACTCACTTCCCATTCGTCTGGAAGCTGGGCGAAGGATTTGCCAACTGGTTTTTTGCAAGATGGATCAAATGGCCTTAAACCCTTATCGCGGCAAATACCAAGGCCAAATGTTTACCACAGGTAGCCGCGTCTTCCTTGATTCCGAGGTGAGCGAGAGCCGGAGCCAGATTCCAGTCTCATCTTAACTCTTGAGCATAATCTAAATAAGCTATTTGTATTATATAGTTACAGACAATCCTGGATCTGCTCATTCAGTTTGTTGTGCTTTGCTGCGGAATCTGGCAAGATCCTAGAACTGCGGTCAGAACGGCGCTATTGCTCAGCAAAGGACAATGTTTTCTCTCAATGGATAAGGATCAATCTGAGAAAATTCTCGCTCAAATAATTTTTGGAACCTCTGAGGTCCAAGAAGGATGAGCTTGTTAGCCATTTATGTATTTCTCTCCGCATCAATTTCATTTGCCTGTTCTCTTATGGAATCAGTAATCCTGTCGGTGTCTCCTGCTTATATGATGATTGGGGCAAAGAAGGGGCGTCGCAGCGCCCAAATTCTTCAGGAGCTAAAGTCTCAAATCGACCGACCCTTAGCGGCTATTCTCACTGCCAATACCGTTGCGAACACTGTTGGTGCCGCCGCAGTGGGGGCCGAGATCCAAAGTCTTTATGGCAATGAGTTTGTCGCTCTCGGCTCAGGAATCATGACTTTTGTGATTCTTGTCTTTGCCGAGATCATCCCAAAGACCATAGGCACTCTGTACTGGAAAACCCTTGCGCCCATCTGTAGTTATTCGATTCGATCCCTGATCGTGGTCACCTATCCTTTTGTGCTCTTGTCTGAAAACCTTCGGGGACTGCTCGGGAGAAGGCCTGCCCACCGGATGACCCGAGAAGAAATGATCATGACTGCAGAGATGGGAGCCAATGAAGGAACCTTGCATCCCAAAGAAAGCCACGTGATTCGCAATCTTCTTATGCTCGATAAGGTAAAGGTTTCGGACATCATGACCCCTCGCTCTGTTATTTTCGCATTTGAGGAGGGAAAGACTGTGGGAGAGGTTATGTTGGAGCACCTCCCTCTGCGGTTTTCCCGAATTCCGATTTACAATGAGAATCTGGATAACGTCATTGGAATGATTCATCGGTATAAGCTCATGGAGGCAGCTTCACACGACCATGACAGCATTCCTATTGAAAAACTCATGAGTCCCATCCATACAATTCCAGAGGGAGTCTCGGTTGCGGCTGCTCTTGACCAATTTATCAAGCGCCGTGAGCACATCTTTCTGGTTGTCGACGATTACGGAACAACAAGTGGCCTGGTCAGCCTTGAGGATGCAGTTGAGACCCTTCTTGGAGTTGAGATCGTCGATGAGTTGGATTCTGTTACCGACATGAGACAATATGCCAGGGAACTTTGGCGTGACCGTAAGCAACAGAAGGCATGGCCGCTGAAATGAGCCAGACCGGATTGATCTTTGTCTATATCACCACTCCAAATGAACAGATCGCCTTGGAAATTGCAAAAGCAGCTATCAATAAAAAGCTAGGCGCCTGCGCCAATATTCTTCCGCAGATGAAATCCGTTTATGAATGGCAGGGGAACTTGTGCGAAGAATCTGAAACTCTGTTGATCATTAAAACGAGGGCT
This region of Bdellovibrionales bacterium genomic DNA includes:
- a CDS encoding elongation factor G, which encodes MSKWDINKVRNIGISAHIDSGKTTLTERILFYTGRIHAIHDVRGKDGVGAKMDSMELERERGITIQSAATNVHWKDIEINIIDTPGHVDFTIEVERALRVLDGAVLVLCGVAGVQSQSLTVDRQMRRYNVPRVAFINKLDRAGANPYRVTEMLRDKLRHNAVMMQIPIGAEDKFEGIIDLVTMKAYYFHGENGENIEEKDIPADYLDRAKQFRKELIGKAADFDDVVGEKYLMEEEPTNDEIKAAIRKGCLSLELTPVFIGSAYKNKGVQKLLDGVSEYLPNPSEVINKGLDQANNEAEVILSSTGDKPLVALAFKLEDGRFGQLTYMRLYQGTMKRGDFITNMANGKKVKIPRLVRMHSDEMQEIEDASAGDIVALFGVDCSSGDTFTDGTVEITMTSMFVPDAVISLAISPKDKTAAANFSKALSKFRKEDPTFRVHRDEESNETIISGMGELHLDVYIERMKREFKVETIAGAPQVAYRETIGVEASYDYTHKKQTGGSGQFAKVIGKMRPIPPENGINYKFNCNVVGGRIPKEFIPAVDKGFQEAVKKGTLIGFPIVNIELDLDDGAYHDVDSSEMAFRICAIQAFRQGYERANPTALEPLMKLEVSAPEEFQGSVMGQVNQRRGMIGGTRTEEGFVTVEAEVPLSEMFGYSTDLRSATQGKGEFTMEFSRYAAVPRSIQEELVKKYHERLAAEAKK
- a CDS encoding PilZ domain-containing protein, with the translated sequence MSNGLRNFIPRAPRYVLRPSDERFLRFAHHDDRSNSYATRFLNLSETGLAFVIDRDTAPQIGDIIKIEFPVPGDGQVAWFARVIRIEEYVAEKSWHRRLDQSLDDYVVVGVRFHDLPMGHQNAIRAGLNHKFNAILRERYRENFYQFSSFLAAHFWKSVIYLALAITTFLILYFFSLPSANYDQDHGAPWGQRFPSLNFFSEKKGND
- a CDS encoding divalent-cation tolerance protein CutA produces the protein MAAEMSQTGLIFVYITTPNEQIALEIAKAAINKKLGACANILPQMKSVYEWQGNLCEESETLLIIKTRASQYRELEEKLLKLHPHECPCIVALPIQDGHSKFLSWIEKQTS
- a CDS encoding ATP-dependent DNA helicase RecQ encodes the protein MTRKLESHVDVLRRLFGHSEFRPGQAEVVECLAAGGSALVVMSTGAGKSLCYQLPSQILPGLTLVFSPLIALMKDQVDALKRRGIAAGYINSSLGKLERERAYNQLAQCSFKILYVTPERFRKLEFRQALEKNRISLLVVDEAHCISQWGSDFRPDYSRLGDIRMELGAPPTVALTATATPEIRHDIRRELRLGEDAVEFISGIERDNLQISVQGVVGLDEKIRNIVGLRHQIRGPGVVYFSLVSTLEKVSQELRRMGFSLFRYHGQLPDDVRRRNQDMFLRSEDGLMLATPAFGLGVDKANIRLIIHGELPGSLESYYQEIGRAGRDGQPSWAHLLFDQDDVSIQSDFIKWTTPDPGFIRSVLNLLSIRRNEVVAEGADYLRQQMNFYNSRDFRVETTLNLLERWGVLEWENRDLRTYQIHGDPPDELMDMALHEKRLRSLQKALLSMVQFSQSDQCRLAIIYRHFGLKGVSSCGRCDNCLKH
- a CDS encoding HlyC/CorC family transporter, coding for MSLLAIYVFLSASISFACSLMESVILSVSPAYMMIGAKKGRRSAQILQELKSQIDRPLAAILTANTVANTVGAAAVGAEIQSLYGNEFVALGSGIMTFVILVFAEIIPKTIGTLYWKTLAPICSYSIRSLIVVTYPFVLLSENLRGLLGRRPAHRMTREEMIMTAEMGANEGTLHPKESHVIRNLLMLDKVKVSDIMTPRSVIFAFEEGKTVGEVMLEHLPLRFSRIPIYNENLDNVIGMIHRYKLMEAASHDHDSIPIEKLMSPIHTIPEGVSVAAALDQFIKRREHIFLVVDDYGTTSGLVSLEDAVETLLGVEIVDELDSVTDMRQYARELWRDRKQQKAWPLK
- a CDS encoding type IV pilus twitching motility protein PilT, with the translated sequence MESSINQNTSPRAGRLFLSLLKCLMRNGGSDLHVSANNPPMIRVRGQMEKIDIPPFKPEEVKNLVYPILNERQRIEFEQKKNVDFSFQSPGIGVFRAHLFHQRHGMAFVLRLLPLKPPTLDELRMPQVLKKACSYYNGLILLTGPTGSGKSTTLAAMIDYINEHQKGHIVTIEDPIEYIHESKKCLVNQRALGHDFVAFGTALRAAMREDPDVILVGEMRDQETMMAAIHAAETGHLVLSTLHTNSAAKTIDRIINSFAVGEQTEIRTVLAETLRLVVSQKLVLNFDKTKLKCFQDILVNNEAVANLIREGKTFQIENSMLVGKKDGMQIMDVEIAKAVERGDIRASDAYEIVNDRQAIDGAMVAQVEVDEGIKDFVIDVKERLLKDKMRGQTEPQGEKAVPQKSALQRTVPQKTAPQKTAPPATLPQQSSPQKPLPVSQRQDPFADNSEVIEEGEGFRKARVPGEE
- a CDS encoding DNA-3-methyladenine glycosylase I, producing the protein MKRCGWCGQDPLYVKYHDIEWGVPVYDDRKLFEFLILEGAQAGLSWLTILRKREGYRRAFADFDPEVVARYRTREVQKLLKNAEIVRNRLKIASAITNAQCFLDVQREFGSFSSYQWTFVKGKPIHNRRRNLGDLPAKTEISDLWSKDLKKRGFKFVGSTILYAHMQAVGMVNDHLTSCFRYKELKAGKEVAEGG
- a CDS encoding leucyl/phenylalanyl-tRNA--protein transferase produces the protein MPKALNLYKERREFFLDPRHALAEGVVAVTNEVTPELLFEAYSFGIFPWPHSESDPILWFCPPQRGILVFDELHIPRSLAKHLRRCSWKVTVNQDFLRVIESCADTYRPGQVGTWIVPQMVDAYLKFHKMGFAHSIECWDQGSLIGGLYGVCVGGVFSAESMFHTQDNASKICLLGLIESLKAQGMHWMDIQTVTPHMKVLGARSIDRGTYLGWVAEAKLAAKHQFK
- the dcd gene encoding dCTP deaminase, which encodes MILSDKTISEMVSRGDLGIEPLTSQSIQPASVDCRLGSHFLMLEDRDMSLLELNSEIKYREFDGKSIIMPPQSFLLATTMEYIRLPNDLTAFVEGRSSIGRMGLFIQNAGWVDPGFEGQITLELFNANSLPIRLEAGRRICQLVFCKMDQMALNPYRGKYQGQMFTTGSRVFLDSEVSESRSQIPVSS